Proteins encoded in a region of the Zea mays cultivar B73 chromosome 4, Zm-B73-REFERENCE-NAM-5.0, whole genome shotgun sequence genome:
- the LOC103653759 gene encoding cell surface glycoprotein 1 — translation MTSPWCLSAPPAAPPMAAAPSALGVSTSASALARVPVPGSKRCRWNALVVCAAPDEEKITKRSPLDFPIEWERPKPGRRPDIFPKFSPMKTPLPHPLPADDPLDDDEEEEEEQAPPQEEPQEDDPDTEEPEEDDPDKPTE, via the exons ATGACGTCCCCATGGTGTCTCTCGGCACCGCCCGCCGCCCCGCCCATGGCGGCTGCGCCCAGCGCCCTCGGCGTCTCCACGTCGGCCTCCGCCCTCGCGCGCGTGCCGGTTCCCGGAAGTAAGCGGTGCAGGTGGAACGCCCTCGTGGTCTGCGCGGCCCCTGATGAGGAGAAGATTACGAAGCGGTCGCCCCTGGATTTCCCCATC GAATGGGAGAGACCAAAACCTGGGAGGAGACCTGATATCTTCCCTAAGTTCAGCCCAATGAAGACACCATTACCGCATCCATTGCCAGCTGATGATCCTCTGGATGATGAtgaagaggaagaggaagaacAAGCACCacctcaggaggagccacaagaggaCGATCCAGACACGGAAGAACCTGAGGAAGATGACCCAGATAAGCCAACCGAGTAA